In one Staphylococcus lutrae genomic region, the following are encoded:
- the fakA gene encoding fatty acid kinase catalytic subunit FakA, whose product MVTKINGNLFADMIIQGAQNLSNNADMVDALNVYPVPDGDTGTNMNLSMTSGREEVQAHLTAHIGDLGKAFSKGLLMGARGNSGVILSQIFRGFSKALEDKAEIDAKQFAESFDAGVKTAYKAVMKPVEGTILTVAKEAGHAAMAKASETDDCLEVMMHVYKEAQKALENTPNLLPVLKEVGVVDSGGKGLTLVYEGFLKAMRGEKIEAETSKVDQDTFFNDQHDFHGVMDTEDIVYGYCTEMMVRFQSGKKPFDEADFRTEMSRFGDSLLVISDDEIVKVHVHTETPGEVFSFGQKYGELIKVKAENMREQHRELLRKEAVTHSRSKKEAAEKQQTVETAIITISMGEGITELFKSMGATHIISGGQTMNPSTEDIVKVINESGCKRAIILPNNKNIQMASQQAADIVDAETVIIPTRTIPQGMAALFHYDDSEDMATNKEAMTAAIKDVKSGAMTYAVRDTKIEGIEIEKDAFIGLIEDKIVASDRDKKNVLQQTLESMLNDDSEILTIITGEEADADLTAWIETFVETQYEEVEIEVQNGQQPIYPYLFAVE is encoded by the coding sequence ATGGTAACTAAAATCAACGGTAATTTATTTGCCGACATGATTATACAAGGGGCACAGAATTTATCTAATAATGCGGATATGGTAGATGCATTAAATGTTTATCCAGTGCCAGATGGGGATACAGGAACCAATATGAACTTATCGATGACATCGGGGCGTGAAGAAGTTCAAGCGCATTTAACTGCGCATATTGGTGATTTAGGAAAGGCTTTCTCTAAAGGGTTGTTGATGGGTGCACGGGGTAACTCAGGTGTCATCTTGTCGCAAATCTTTCGTGGTTTTTCTAAAGCGTTAGAAGATAAGGCAGAGATTGACGCAAAACAGTTTGCGGAGAGTTTTGATGCAGGTGTTAAAACGGCGTATAAAGCAGTGATGAAACCGGTAGAAGGTACGATTTTAACTGTTGCTAAAGAGGCAGGACACGCTGCAATGGCAAAAGCTTCAGAAACAGATGACTGTTTAGAAGTCATGATGCACGTCTACAAAGAGGCACAAAAGGCATTGGAAAACACACCGAACTTGTTACCTGTACTGAAAGAAGTAGGGGTTGTCGATAGTGGTGGAAAAGGACTTACGCTAGTTTATGAGGGCTTTTTAAAAGCGATGAGAGGCGAAAAAATTGAAGCTGAAACATCTAAGGTCGACCAGGACACATTCTTTAATGATCAGCATGATTTCCACGGTGTAATGGACACTGAAGATATCGTTTATGGGTATTGTACTGAAATGATGGTTCGCTTTCAGTCCGGTAAAAAACCTTTTGACGAAGCCGATTTTAGAACGGAAATGAGCCGATTTGGCGATTCTTTACTTGTCATTAGTGATGACGAAATTGTAAAAGTACATGTTCATACGGAAACACCGGGTGAGGTTTTCTCATTCGGTCAAAAGTACGGCGAATTGATTAAAGTTAAAGCTGAGAACATGAGAGAACAACACAGGGAGTTGCTACGTAAAGAAGCCGTAACGCATTCACGTTCTAAGAAAGAGGCGGCTGAAAAACAACAAACCGTTGAAACAGCGATTATTACGATTTCGATGGGAGAGGGCATTACTGAACTTTTCAAATCAATGGGTGCCACACATATTATTAGTGGCGGACAAACGATGAACCCTTCTACCGAAGACATTGTTAAAGTGATTAATGAGAGTGGTTGTAAGCGCGCGATCATATTACCAAACAATAAAAATATTCAAATGGCGAGTCAACAAGCGGCGGATATTGTCGATGCGGAAACTGTCATTATTCCAACACGTACAATTCCTCAAGGCATGGCTGCATTGTTCCATTATGATGACAGCGAAGATATGGCGACTAACAAAGAAGCCATGACAGCAGCAATCAAAGATGTGAAATCAGGTGCAATGACGTATGCAGTGAGAGATACGAAAATAGAAGGAATCGAAATTGAAAAAGATGCTTTTATTGGACTGATTGAAGATAAAATTGTAGCGAGTGATCGCGACAAGAAAAACGTGTTACAACAAACTTTGGAATCGATGTTAAATGATGATAGTGAAATTTTAACAATCATTACGGGTGAGGAAGCGGATGCAGATTTGACAGCGTGGATTGAAACATTTGTAGAAACGCAATATGAAGAAGTTGAAATCGAAGTACAAAATGGTCAACAACCGATCTATCCATATTTATTTGCCGTTGAATAA
- the sdaAB gene encoding L-serine ammonia-lyase, iron-sulfur-dependent subunit beta → MKYKSVFDIIGPTMVGPSSSHTAGAVRIGRVARDLFGQQPDRADIYLYGSFMETYKGHGTDVALVGGLLGYDTDDDRIETSLDTAEKAGMKVHFIEMTEERSHPNTAIIDMTDSDKNISVEGVSIGGGKIEVVAINGFPLAISGNYPTLLVFHQDTFGTIGKVANIIGDRGINVGSMQVSRKEKGDQALMTCELDEDVNEEILNLIRQVPGVVTVSLMGISHDDRS, encoded by the coding sequence ATGAAATATAAAAGTGTTTTTGATATTATCGGACCGACGATGGTTGGGCCATCGTCTTCACATACAGCTGGCGCCGTTAGAATTGGTCGGGTCGCGCGCGACTTGTTTGGTCAGCAGCCAGATCGAGCCGACATCTATTTGTACGGTTCCTTCATGGAAACTTATAAAGGACATGGGACAGATGTTGCATTAGTCGGAGGTTTGTTAGGTTATGACACCGATGATGATCGTATAGAAACGAGTTTAGATACGGCTGAAAAAGCAGGTATGAAAGTCCATTTCATAGAGATGACAGAGGAACGTTCACACCCGAATACAGCAATCATAGATATGACAGATAGCGATAAAAATATTTCTGTTGAAGGTGTATCTATCGGTGGTGGTAAAATAGAAGTCGTAGCGATTAATGGTTTTCCGTTAGCGATAAGTGGTAATTATCCTACATTGCTTGTATTTCACCAAGATACATTTGGAACAATTGGAAAAGTCGCTAATATTATTGGTGATCGAGGCATCAATGTAGGGAGTATGCAGGTTTCCCGTAAAGAAAAAGGAGATCAAGCGTTAATGACTTGTGAGCTAGATGAGGATGTCAATGAAGAAATACTCAATTTAATTCGACAAGTACCAGGTGTCGTAACAGTTTCGTTAATGGGGATAAGTCATGATGACAGAAGTTAA
- the sdaAA gene encoding L-serine ammonia-lyase, iron-sulfur-dependent, subunit alpha, with translation MFKSVKELIDKCETENKAIYEVMLEQEMAVTGMTAEEVYTHMNRNLETMEKALDEGLAGVTSKTGLTGGDAVLMKRYVASGQSLAGDLILDAVSKAVATNEVNAAMGKICATPTAGSAGVVPGVLFSLKNRLQLSRQDMLNFLLTSGAFGFVVANNASISGAAGGCQAEVGSASAMAAAAIVEAAGGSPQQSADGFAICLKNMLGLVCDPVAGLVEVPCVKRNAAGASNAIVSADMALAGITSRIPTDEVIDAMYKIGQTMPSALRETGRGGLAGTPTGQRLKQQIFGD, from the coding sequence ATGTTTAAAAGTGTGAAAGAACTGATTGATAAATGTGAAACAGAGAATAAAGCAATCTATGAAGTCATGCTTGAACAAGAGATGGCAGTAACAGGGATGACAGCTGAAGAAGTTTATACGCATATGAATCGCAATTTAGAAACGATGGAAAAAGCGTTAGATGAAGGTTTGGCAGGTGTCACATCTAAAACAGGTTTAACAGGTGGAGATGCAGTCCTAATGAAGCGGTATGTGGCGTCTGGTCAATCACTAGCTGGAGATCTGATCCTAGATGCAGTGAGCAAGGCCGTTGCTACAAATGAGGTCAATGCTGCGATGGGTAAAATTTGTGCGACGCCTACTGCTGGTTCTGCTGGCGTTGTTCCTGGCGTTTTATTTTCTCTCAAAAATAGATTACAATTAAGTCGACAAGACATGCTGAATTTTTTGCTCACTTCAGGTGCCTTTGGATTTGTCGTTGCCAATAATGCTTCAATTTCTGGTGCCGCTGGTGGATGTCAAGCAGAAGTCGGCTCGGCAAGTGCAATGGCTGCCGCGGCAATCGTTGAAGCGGCAGGGGGTTCTCCACAACAATCGGCTGATGGGTTTGCCATTTGCCTGAAAAACATGTTAGGCCTTGTGTGTGATCCGGTCGCCGGATTAGTGGAAGTCCCTTGTGTAAAACGGAATGCGGCAGGGGCGTCTAATGCAATTGTGTCAGCGGATATGGCTTTGGCAGGCATCACATCACGAATTCCGACAGACGAGGTTATTGATGCGATGTATAAAATCGGACAAACAATGCCATCTGCTTTACGCGAAACGGGGCGTGGCGGCTTGGCAGGTACACCTACAGGTCAACGATTAAAACAACAAATATTTGGTGATTAA
- the recG gene encoding ATP-dependent DNA helicase RecG has translation MTKLNLIENPYELKDIKGLGPKLLLLLNEMNIHTIQDLVLYLPMRYEDNTLVDLTRADDEANVTVMGEIYSTPTVAFFGRNRSKLTVHLIINGIAVKAVFFNQPYLKNKIQLHETVMIKGKWSRRKQEINGQKMIFDTTQVTHAQFTPVYRVKEGLKQKTLRDMIQQTLKDTTIHEWLPVGLRQQYQLETLHDTIHALHEAKDQTSLIKARRTFAFTEFFMFELRMQWLNRLEKMSEEAQEVNYDIQKVKTFIETLPFELTDGQKQSVNEIFRDLKAPIRMHRLLQGDVGSGKTVVAAICMYAMKTAGYQSALMVPTEILAEQHAESLAALFGPHMNVALLTGTVKGKKRRLLLESLANGEIDCLIGTHALIQDDVDFHNVGLVITDEQHRFGVQQRQKLREKGALTNVLFMTATPIPRTLAISVFGEMDVSSIKSLPKGRKPIQTFWVKHERYQQVIGQLEKELQKGRQAYAISPLIESSEHLEDVQNAIALYENLQAALPHRRIGLLHGKMTSDEKDTMMHRFSTHDIDVLVATTVVEVGVNVPNATFMMIYDADRFGLSTLHQLRGRVGRSDFQSYCVLIASPKTETGIERMQIMTQTTDGFELSERDLEMRGPGDFFGVKQSGLPEFLVGNLVEDYRMLEVARDEAAKLIQSGEFFTEMYQHLRTFIEDKVLYQSFD, from the coding sequence ATGACAAAATTAAACCTGATTGAAAATCCTTATGAACTCAAGGACATCAAAGGGTTAGGACCGAAACTACTCCTACTTTTAAATGAAATGAATATTCATACCATTCAAGATTTGGTGTTGTATTTGCCGATGCGTTATGAAGATAATACGTTGGTAGATTTAACACGTGCGGATGATGAAGCAAATGTGACAGTTATGGGGGAAATTTATTCAACCCCAACTGTCGCTTTTTTTGGGAGAAATCGTTCTAAATTAACGGTGCATTTGATCATTAATGGAATCGCCGTTAAAGCCGTATTTTTCAATCAACCTTATTTAAAAAATAAGATTCAATTACATGAAACGGTGATGATTAAAGGGAAATGGTCGCGACGTAAGCAAGAAATCAACGGACAAAAAATGATTTTTGATACAACGCAAGTGACACATGCGCAGTTCACGCCGGTTTATCGTGTGAAAGAAGGTTTAAAGCAAAAAACTTTAAGAGATATGATTCAACAAACATTGAAAGATACGACGATACACGAATGGCTTCCAGTGGGTTTACGTCAACAATATCAATTAGAAACGTTGCATGATACCATTCACGCGCTACATGAAGCGAAAGATCAAACGTCATTAATAAAAGCACGTCGCACATTCGCTTTTACTGAATTTTTTATGTTTGAATTGCGGATGCAATGGTTGAATCGACTTGAAAAGATGTCGGAAGAAGCACAGGAAGTCAATTATGATATTCAAAAGGTCAAAACATTTATCGAGACGTTACCTTTTGAGTTGACTGACGGGCAAAAACAAAGTGTTAATGAAATTTTTCGTGATTTAAAAGCGCCAATTCGAATGCATCGTTTACTTCAAGGCGATGTAGGTTCAGGAAAAACGGTCGTTGCAGCGATTTGTATGTATGCGATGAAAACAGCTGGATACCAATCTGCACTCATGGTTCCTACCGAGATATTAGCTGAACAACACGCAGAAAGTCTCGCAGCATTATTCGGTCCGCATATGAATGTGGCGTTGCTGACAGGTACTGTTAAAGGTAAAAAAAGGCGTTTATTATTAGAAAGTCTTGCGAATGGTGAGATTGATTGTTTGATTGGAACACATGCTTTAATTCAAGATGATGTCGATTTTCACAATGTAGGTTTAGTTATCACAGATGAACAACACCGCTTTGGTGTTCAACAACGTCAAAAACTTCGTGAAAAAGGGGCATTAACGAATGTCTTATTTATGACTGCGACGCCTATTCCAAGGACGCTTGCGATATCCGTATTTGGTGAAATGGATGTTTCATCCATTAAAAGTTTACCTAAAGGGCGTAAGCCGATTCAAACTTTTTGGGTTAAGCATGAACGTTATCAACAAGTCATTGGACAATTGGAAAAAGAACTTCAAAAAGGGCGACAGGCTTATGCAATTTCTCCTTTAATTGAGAGTTCAGAGCATTTGGAAGATGTTCAAAACGCAATTGCATTATATGAAAACTTACAAGCAGCACTTCCTCATCGTCGCATTGGATTATTGCACGGTAAAATGACTTCTGACGAAAAGGACACCATGATGCACCGCTTCAGTACACATGACATTGATGTCCTAGTCGCAACGACCGTAGTTGAAGTGGGTGTGAATGTCCCCAATGCCACGTTTATGATGATTTATGATGCCGATCGTTTTGGCCTATCTACTTTACATCAACTACGAGGTCGTGTTGGAAGAAGTGATTTTCAAAGTTATTGTGTCTTAATCGCCTCCCCTAAAACCGAAACTGGAATTGAGCGTATGCAAATTATGACGCAAACGACAGATGGTTTTGAATTAAGTGAGCGTGATTTGGAAATGAGAGGGCCTGGTGACTTTTTTGGTGTGAAGCAAAGCGGCCTCCCTGAATTTTTAGTTGGGAATTTAGTAGAAGACTATCGCATGTTAGAAGTTGCAAGAGATGAAGCCGCAAAACTCATTCAGTCAGGTGAATTTTTTACTGAGATGTATCAGCATTTGCGGACATTTATTGAAGATAAAGTATTGTATCAAAGTTTTGATTAA
- the fapR gene encoding transcription factor FapR gives MKKTKDERRARMKTTIQQNPFITDQALSEMFEVSIQTIRLDRSQLKIPELRERVKNVAKDQYQNISALEDQDIIGDVVFLEPNSEGKSILTISKKDVFARNAIARGHVLFAQANSLCVAVLKHASVLTKESHIHFVKPVQLGDVVIAHAEVQFHGGKYYEISVTSFVAQEKVFEGLFKMYYISEDE, from the coding sequence GTGAAAAAAACAAAAGATGAAAGACGCGCACGAATGAAAACAACCATCCAGCAAAATCCATTTATTACGGATCAAGCTTTAAGTGAAATGTTTGAAGTGAGCATACAAACGATACGACTTGATCGAAGTCAGTTGAAAATTCCTGAACTTCGAGAGCGCGTAAAAAATGTAGCCAAAGATCAATATCAAAACATTAGTGCACTTGAAGATCAGGACATTATTGGAGATGTTGTTTTTCTTGAGCCTAACTCAGAAGGAAAGTCCATTTTGACGATTTCAAAAAAGGATGTTTTTGCGAGAAATGCAATTGCGAGAGGGCATGTGTTATTTGCGCAAGCGAATTCTTTATGTGTTGCAGTTTTAAAACATGCATCGGTATTGACCAAAGAAAGTCATATTCATTTTGTCAAACCGGTTCAGCTTGGTGATGTAGTCATTGCGCATGCGGAAGTTCAATTTCATGGTGGAAAATATTATGAAATCAGTGTGACATCATTTGTTGCGCAAGAAAAAGTCTTTGAAGGCCTATTTAAAATGTATTACATAAGTGAGGATGAATAA
- the plsX gene encoding phosphate acyltransferase PlsX, with translation MAKIAVDMMGGDDAPHIVLEAVEKAVHDFDDLEIILFGDEKQYHLNHPRIEMRHTSEAISMEDEPVRAIKRKKDSSMVRMAEAVKNGEAEACVSAGNTGALMSAGLFIVGRLPGVARPALVVTLPTVNGKGVVFLDVGANADAKAEHLYQNAVLGHIYAQKVRDIAKPRVALLNIGTEAQKGNSLTKEAFRLMSESELFHFVGNIEAKMLMEDEADVIVTDGFTGNMVLKNLEGIAKSFGKILKNDLLRKVKNKLATLVMKRDIKRIAKQLDYSEYGGSVLLGLDGIVVKAHGSSNAKAFYSAIRQAKIASETRIVESMREKVGNIHE, from the coding sequence ATGGCAAAAATAGCTGTAGATATGATGGGTGGCGACGATGCCCCTCATATCGTACTTGAAGCAGTCGAAAAGGCTGTCCATGATTTTGATGATTTAGAGATCATACTTTTCGGTGACGAAAAACAATATCATTTAAATCATCCTAGAATTGAAATGCGACATACCAGCGAAGCAATTTCAATGGAAGATGAACCTGTACGTGCGATAAAGCGCAAAAAAGATAGTTCGATGGTCCGCATGGCTGAAGCAGTGAAAAATGGAGAGGCCGAAGCATGTGTATCTGCAGGGAATACAGGCGCTTTAATGTCAGCGGGTTTATTTATCGTTGGACGATTACCGGGCGTTGCAAGACCTGCACTCGTTGTGACGTTACCAACAGTGAATGGTAAAGGTGTTGTATTCCTTGATGTGGGTGCGAATGCAGATGCAAAAGCAGAACATCTTTATCAAAATGCTGTTTTAGGTCATATTTATGCACAAAAGGTAAGGGATATTGCTAAACCGAGAGTCGCGTTGTTAAATATTGGTACTGAAGCACAAAAAGGGAACAGTCTAACTAAAGAAGCATTTCGCTTAATGTCAGAGTCAGAATTGTTTCATTTTGTTGGCAATATCGAAGCAAAAATGTTGATGGAAGATGAAGCGGATGTCATTGTCACAGATGGTTTTACAGGTAATATGGTGTTGAAAAATCTGGAAGGCATCGCCAAGTCATTTGGTAAGATTTTAAAAAATGACTTGCTCAGAAAAGTGAAAAACAAGTTAGCGACTTTGGTTATGAAACGCGATATCAAACGCATTGCAAAACAACTAGATTATTCTGAATATGGTGGGTCCGTGCTTTTAGGGTTAGACGGCATTGTGGTGAAAGCACACGGAAGTTCAAATGCTAAAGCGTTTTATTCTGCTATCCGTCAAGCGAAAATCGCCAGTGAAACACGCATTGTAGAGAGTATGAGAGAAAAGGTGGGTAACATTCATGAGTAA
- the fabD gene encoding ACP S-malonyltransferase — MSKTVLMFPGQGAQKVGMAQDLYQHDEAATAVLDVAAKNVTFDLLETMFEDPNQILGQTENTQPALLTHSMALYHAMGCPAADYTIGHSLGEYSSLVMSGVLKFEDAVQIVRKRGALMAQAFPNGVGSMAAVLGLSFDEVKAVCTQLSTETSVIEPANINAPGQIVVSGHKEAIDRLVNEGKSLGAKRVMPLAVSGPFHSSMMQVIEDDFRTFIDQFEWHDAQYPVVQNVNARPETEGEKIKQNMVAQLYSPVQFIASVEWLIEQGVDHFIEIGPNKVLSGLVKKINRDVKITSIQTLEDVKEWKTNE; from the coding sequence ATGAGTAAGACAGTTTTGATGTTTCCAGGACAAGGGGCACAAAAAGTAGGTATGGCACAAGACCTCTATCAACATGATGAAGCAGCAACGGCAGTGTTAGATGTTGCAGCAAAAAATGTAACATTTGATTTGCTCGAAACAATGTTTGAAGATCCAAATCAAATCTTAGGTCAGACAGAAAATACACAGCCTGCATTGTTAACACATAGTATGGCACTTTATCATGCGATGGGATGCCCGGCAGCTGATTATACTATTGGTCATAGCTTAGGTGAATATTCCAGCTTAGTGATGAGTGGCGTGTTAAAGTTTGAAGATGCTGTACAAATTGTGCGTAAACGTGGCGCGCTTATGGCTCAAGCATTTCCAAACGGTGTGGGAAGTATGGCGGCTGTGTTAGGATTATCATTCGATGAAGTCAAGGCAGTTTGCACACAGCTTTCAACTGAAACATCTGTGATTGAGCCTGCGAATATTAATGCGCCTGGTCAAATTGTAGTGTCAGGCCATAAAGAAGCCATTGATCGATTAGTGAACGAAGGGAAGTCACTCGGTGCAAAAAGAGTGATGCCTTTAGCGGTATCTGGTCCATTTCATTCTTCGATGATGCAAGTGATTGAGGATGATTTTAGAACGTTTATTGATCAGTTTGAGTGGCACGATGCACAGTATCCTGTGGTTCAAAATGTCAATGCACGACCTGAAACAGAGGGTGAAAAAATTAAACAGAACATGGTGGCGCAACTGTATTCACCTGTTCAATTTATCGCATCTGTTGAATGGCTCATCGAACAAGGTGTAGATCATTTTATTGAAATCGGTCCGAACAAAGTCTTGTCTGGATTAGTTAAAAAAATAAATAGAGATGTTAAAATAACTTCGATTCAAACACTCGAAGACGTAAAGGAATGGAAAACAAATGAGTAA
- the fabG gene encoding 3-oxoacyl-[acyl-carrier-protein] reductase — MSKVALVTGASRGIGRSIALQLAEEGYNVVVNYAGNKDKAEAVVEEIKAKGVDSMAIQANVANGDEVKAMIKETVKTFGSLDVLVNNAGITRDNLLMRMKEHEWDAVIDTNLKGVFNCIQKVTPQMLKQRSGRIINLTSVVGAVGNPGQINYVASKAGVIGMTKTAARELASRHITVNAVAPGFIVSDMTDALSDDLKATMKTQIPLGRFGQDTDIAHTVAFLASEKAAYITGQTIHVNGGMHME, encoded by the coding sequence ATGAGTAAAGTCGCATTAGTTACAGGTGCTTCACGTGGTATTGGTCGTAGCATCGCATTACAACTTGCAGAAGAAGGTTACAATGTCGTTGTGAACTACGCAGGAAATAAAGATAAGGCAGAAGCCGTAGTGGAAGAAATTAAGGCCAAAGGTGTAGACAGCATGGCGATTCAAGCGAATGTAGCTAACGGTGATGAAGTCAAAGCCATGATTAAAGAGACTGTTAAAACATTTGGTTCGTTAGATGTGCTGGTGAACAACGCGGGGATTACAAGAGATAACTTATTGATGAGAATGAAAGAACATGAATGGGATGCAGTCATTGACACAAATTTAAAGGGTGTTTTCAACTGTATTCAAAAAGTGACACCACAAATGTTAAAACAGCGTAGTGGTCGCATTATTAATTTAACGAGCGTGGTGGGTGCAGTTGGAAACCCTGGACAAATTAACTATGTGGCATCTAAAGCGGGTGTCATTGGAATGACTAAAACGGCAGCACGTGAATTGGCATCGCGCCATATTACTGTTAATGCGGTTGCACCTGGATTTATCGTTTCTGATATGACAGATGCGCTCAGCGATGACTTGAAAGCCACAATGAAAACACAAATACCGTTAGGCCGATTTGGTCAAGATACCGATATTGCACACACGGTGGCGTTTTTAGCTTCTGAAAAAGCAGCGTATATTACAGGGCAAACCATTCATGTCAATGGTGGCATGCATATGGAATAA
- a CDS encoding acyl carrier protein: MDNFDKVKDIIVDRLGVDADKVTEDASFKDDLGADSLDIAELVMELEDEFGTEIPDEEAEKINTVGDAVNYINTLEK; this comes from the coding sequence GTGGACAACTTCGATAAAGTTAAAGACATCATCGTTGACCGTTTAGGCGTTGATGCGGATAAGGTCACTGAGGATGCATCATTCAAAGATGATTTAGGCGCAGATTCACTTGATATTGCAGAGTTAGTTATGGAATTAGAAGATGAATTCGGCACTGAGATTCCAGATGAAGAAGCCGAAAAAATCAATACAGTTGGAGACGCTGTTAATTACATTAATACACTTGAAAAATAA
- the rnc gene encoding ribonuclease III has protein sequence MTKARKEMLIAQFQEKFKTKMEEWELQYNDITLYQQAFSHSSFINDFNMARTEHNERLEFLGDAVLELTISRYLFDTFPQLPEGDLTKMRATIVCEPSLVIFAKQIELMSLILLGKGEEKTGGRTRPSLVADVFEAFIGALYLDQGLSVVWQFAETVIFPHVKDKQLTGVIDFKTKFQEFVHQHYLGIIQYRIVKEDGPAHNKMFTSEILLNGKSVSQGEGRTKKESEQKAAEQAYVLMTHKE, from the coding sequence ATGACTAAAGCGCGAAAAGAAATGCTGATTGCGCAATTTCAAGAAAAATTTAAAACTAAAATGGAAGAATGGGAGTTGCAGTATAACGACATCACGCTATACCAACAAGCTTTTTCACATTCAAGTTTTATCAATGATTTTAACATGGCACGAACTGAACATAACGAACGGTTAGAGTTTTTAGGTGATGCGGTACTAGAATTAACGATTTCACGCTATTTATTTGATACTTTTCCGCAATTACCTGAAGGCGATTTAACGAAAATGCGTGCAACGATTGTTTGCGAACCTTCTTTGGTCATTTTTGCAAAACAGATTGAGCTCATGTCACTGATTTTACTCGGTAAAGGTGAAGAAAAAACAGGAGGAAGAACACGTCCGTCATTGGTTGCGGATGTCTTCGAAGCATTTATCGGCGCTTTGTATTTAGATCAAGGATTATCGGTTGTTTGGCAATTTGCAGAGACAGTCATCTTTCCACATGTGAAAGACAAGCAACTTACAGGTGTCATCGATTTTAAAACAAAGTTTCAAGAATTTGTACACCAACACTATTTAGGTATCATTCAATATAGAATTGTCAAAGAAGACGGTCCCGCACATAATAAAATGTTTACTTCTGAGATTTTATTGAACGGTAAGTCCGTTTCTCAAGGTGAAGGACGTACGAAAAAGGAGTCTGAACAAAAGGCTGCTGAACAAGCATACGTATTGATGACGCATAAGGAGTAG